The proteins below come from a single Desulfurobacterium indicum genomic window:
- a CDS encoding L-lactate permease, with the protein MPPGEHPTNTNPRRLSHFSSLHKISYTTNIFAHVYFWILIATIVSLPILNPTKEQLLNAFKTWKQRVSGPFIAYSLFFAVAFIMAWSGMEIVNGKLAPGSNFKAMNMDIIIGTTLAHIFGKFYPLASPFLGLLGAFVGGSETASNVLFAKIQYSAIVATVGATAFMPAYGAHAVGGGIASAITPSKITNAAALVGLKGKDESSLLKTMIIPVLAMTLFVGIMLQIIVSTM; encoded by the coding sequence TTGCCTCCTGGGGAACACCCCACAAATACCAACCCCAGGAGGTTATCCCATTTCTCAAGCTTACACAAAATATCGTACACTACCAACATCTTTGCTCATGTTTACTTCTGGATACTTATTGCGACTATTGTTTCATTACCTATCCTTAACCCAACAAAGGAACAGTTATTAAACGCTTTTAAAACATGGAAACAGAGAGTGAGCGGACCTTTTATCGCATATTCTCTATTTTTTGCAGTCGCATTTATAATGGCATGGTCCGGAATGGAAATAGTTAACGGAAAACTTGCACCCGGAAGCAACTTTAAGGCAATGAACATGGATATAATCATCGGAACAACTCTTGCCCATATATTTGGAAAATTCTACCCATTGGCATCACCTTTCTTAGGGCTTTTGGGAGCATTTGTAGGTGGAAGTGAAACAGCATCAAACGTTCTCTTCGCAAAGATACAATACAGTGCAATTGTAGCAACAGTAGGTGCTACTGCTTTCATGCCCGCATACGGAGCACACGCAGTTGGCGGTGGAATCGCAAGCGCTATAACACCTTCCAAAATCACAAACGCTGCAGCACTTGTCGGCCTGAAAGGGAAAGACGAAAGCAGTCTTCTAAAAACAATGATAATTCCGGTTCTGGCAATGACACTTTTTGTTGGTATTATGCTGCAGATAATCGTTTCAACAATGTGA